Proteins found in one Aphelocoma coerulescens isolate FSJ_1873_10779 chromosome 27, UR_Acoe_1.0, whole genome shotgun sequence genomic segment:
- the NEUROD2 gene encoding neurogenic differentiation factor 2 yields the protein MLTRLFSEPSLVPEVPKFPGWAEECEDDARSEKEERAGKGCALPEEPPEGSLGESKEEGELGGDEEEEEEEEEGLEEAEGERPKKRGPKKRKMTKARLERSKLRRQKANARERNRMHDLNAALDNLRKVVPCYSKTQKLSKIETLRLAKNYIWALSEILRSGKRPDLVSYVQTLCKGLSQPTTNLVAGCLQLNSRNFLTEQGQEGGRFHGPNAASFAVHPYPYPCSRLAAAPCPPAAGPGPHGLRTHGYCASAYESLYGNTSPDYNSSEYDGGLSPPLCINGNFSLKQDSSSPDHEKSYHYSMHYSALPGSRPAAHNLVFGSAGMRGGVHSENIFPYDMHLPHERGPMYEELNAFFHN from the coding sequence ATGTTGACGCGACTTTTCAGCGAGCCCAGCCTGGTCCCCGAAGTCCCGAAATTCCCCGGTTGGGCCGAGGAGTGCGAGGACGATGCCCGGAGCGAGAAGGAGGAGCGGGCGGGGAAGGGCTGCGCCCTCCCCGAGGAGCCGCCCGAGGGCTCGCTGGGAGAGagcaaggaggaaggggagctAGGaggggacgaggaggaggaggaagaggaggaggaaggcctGGAGGAGGCGGAGGGCGAGCGGCCCAAGAAGCGCGGCCCCAAGAAGAGGAAGATGACGAAGGCGCGGCTGGAGCGGTCCAAGCTGCGGCGGCAGAAGGCGAACGCCCGGGAGAGGAACCGGATGCACGACCTGAACGCGGCCCTGGACAACCTGCGCAAGGTGGTTCCCTGCTActccaaaacccaaaaactctCCAAAATCGAGACCCTCCGCTTGGCCAAGAACTACATCTGGGCTCTCTCCGAGATCCTGCGCTCGGGCAAGCGGCCCGACCTGGTCTCCTACGTGCAGACTCTGTGCaaggggctgtcccagcccaccaCCAACCTGGTGGCCGGCTGCCTCCAGCTCAACTCCCGCAACTTCCTGACGGAacaggggcaggaggggggtCGGTTCCACGGCCCCAACGCCGCCTCCTTCGCCGTGCACCCTTACCCCTACCCTTGCTCGCGGCTGGCCGCGGCGCcctgcccgcccgccgccggccccgggccGCACGGGTTGAGGACACACGGCTACTGCGCCTCCGCCTACGAGAGCCTCTACGGCAACACCTCCCCCGACTACAACAGCTCGGAGTACGACGGGGGGCTCAGCCCCCCGCTCTGCATCAACGGCAACTTCTCCCTCAAGCAGGACTCTTCATCCCCCGACCACGAGAAAAGCTACCACTACTCTATGCACTACTCGGCGCTGCCCggctcccgccccgccgcccatAACCTGGTCTTCGGGTCAGCGGGGATGCGCGGGGGGGTCCACTCCGAGAACATCTTCCCCTACGACATGCACCTCCCGCACGAGCGGGGCCCCATGTACGAGGAGCTCAACGCCTTCTTCCACAACTga